In a single window of the Candidatus Celerinatantimonas neptuna genome:
- the glk gene encoding Glucokinase, producing MADMGLIADVGGTNIRLALVDIHTGEINHIQKYLCAHFPGIEEAILHYLSTVECHIKDACIAIACPTDHDLISMTNHSWSFSQSDTKKCLNLNNFWVINDFTANAMSLPTLKDNQKIQIGGKSAVVGAPVSIYGPGTGLGVAHLVIVNGRYIPLSTEGGHVDFAPASELENEILSFLRGRFGHVSSERVLSGPGLVNIYQALCHINQHVVNEEFQPKDITHFGLTGTHPVCEQTLSVFCQIMGSFGGNLALTLGAFGGVYIAGGVIGNFLDYFLVSDFRRRFEEKGRFDGYCSQIPVYLITAKQPGLQGASAFLRQELGYRLES from the coding sequence ATGGCCGATATGGGACTTATTGCAGATGTAGGTGGCACAAACATTCGTTTGGCGCTCGTTGACATACATACCGGAGAAATCAATCATATTCAGAAATATCTATGCGCTCATTTCCCTGGTATCGAAGAGGCCATATTGCATTATCTGTCGACAGTTGAGTGCCATATAAAGGATGCTTGTATCGCTATTGCGTGTCCCACTGATCATGATTTAATTAGTATGACCAATCATAGCTGGTCTTTTTCCCAATCTGATACAAAAAAATGCCTTAATCTTAATAATTTTTGGGTGATTAATGATTTTACTGCCAATGCAATGAGTTTGCCGACGCTTAAAGATAACCAAAAAATTCAGATAGGAGGGAAATCAGCGGTTGTTGGAGCGCCTGTTTCCATTTATGGCCCCGGAACCGGGCTTGGTGTTGCACATTTAGTTATTGTGAATGGTCGGTACATTCCTTTGTCCACAGAAGGAGGGCATGTTGATTTTGCTCCGGCTTCTGAGTTAGAGAATGAAATCCTTTCTTTTTTGAGAGGTCGTTTCGGTCATGTTTCCAGCGAGCGGGTTCTCTCAGGCCCTGGCCTTGTCAACATTTATCAAGCTTTATGTCATATTAATCAGCACGTTGTTAACGAGGAATTTCAACCTAAAGATATTACGCATTTTGGTTTAACAGGGACACATCCTGTCTGCGAACAGACATTGTCAGTTTTTTGCCAGATAATGGGGTCATTCGGTGGAAATCTGGCATTGACCTTGGGTGCCTTTGGTGGTGTATACATTGCTGGTGGGGTTATCGGTAACTTTTTAGATTATTTTCTTGTGAGTGACTTCAGACGTCGTTTTGAAGAGAAAGGGCGCTTTGATGGTTATTGTAGCCAAATTCCGGTGTATCTTATTACTGCGAAACAGCCTGGCCTTCAGGGGGCAAGTGCATTTTTACGTCAGGAATTAGGTTATCGGTTAGAAAGTTAG
- the hexR gene encoding HTH-type transcriptional regulator HexR, with product MNTLEKITKNIDSFSKSERKVAEVIIASPQTAIHSSIATLAKMADVSEPTVNRFCRRLDTKGFPDFKLHLAQSLANGTPYVNRHVEEDDGPEAYTAKIFESSIACLEAAKNSLDPVAINRAVDVLTQAKRISFCGLGASASVAQDALNKFFRFNVPVTSFSDVVMMRMSCILSTDEDVVVLISHTGRTKELVDIAKLARENDATVIAMTAKGSPLAAQCHLLLSMDVPEDTDVYMPMASRLAQMALIDVLATGFTLRRSYKFRENLKKVKRTLRDSRIER from the coding sequence ATGAATACGCTCGAAAAAATCACCAAAAATATTGACTCATTTAGTAAATCGGAACGTAAAGTAGCCGAAGTAATAATTGCTTCTCCTCAAACGGCGATCCACTCGAGCATTGCAACTTTGGCAAAAATGGCAGACGTTAGTGAACCGACTGTGAATCGCTTTTGCCGACGACTCGATACAAAAGGATTTCCTGACTTTAAATTACACCTAGCGCAAAGTCTGGCAAATGGCACACCTTATGTTAACCGCCATGTTGAAGAAGATGATGGTCCAGAAGCTTATACAGCCAAAATTTTCGAATCATCAATCGCATGTCTGGAAGCTGCAAAAAATAGCTTAGATCCGGTTGCTATCAATCGAGCCGTTGATGTATTAACACAGGCAAAACGTATTAGTTTCTGTGGATTAGGAGCATCAGCATCTGTTGCACAAGATGCTTTAAACAAGTTTTTTCGGTTTAATGTGCCGGTTACAAGCTTTAGTGATGTTGTGATGATGCGGATGAGTTGCATACTCAGCACTGATGAAGATGTCGTAGTTTTAATTTCACATACAGGACGAACCAAAGAGCTTGTCGATATAGCAAAACTGGCCAGGGAAAATGACGCAACGGTTATTGCAATGACAGCAAAAGGTTCACCACTAGCCGCCCAGTGCCACTTGCTACTTTCAATGGATGTTCCTGAAGACACTGATGTTTATATGCCAATGGCATCACGGTTGGCACAAATGGCTCTTATCGATGTGCTGGCAACAGGCTTTACATTACGCCGAAGTTATAAATTCAGGGAAAACCTGAAAAAAGTCAAGCGCACACTGCGCGATTCCAGAATTGAACGTTAA
- the mcpA_2 gene encoding Methyl-accepting chemotaxis protein McpA, which produces MSKQNNFSLKFKLSAAATSAILVGCLLVMGISFQKSIERRVSSLNQQIIELSGTYNHYIWDWMEIRSHVLKAIPASVPQKYMVDTLKQAKNSAGFANVFIAYRDGSQQNADQVSLAAGNDDPRQWGWYKKASQMPGQLYMDNPTIASATGENVVSFGLEREINGQSVVFGADMSMSKIINLLSSAELPGEGSIFIATRQGSIFAYKNTQLLNQPVKKLGLDLSHSQLIALAKSRTMSRQIVDAQDSWVYVSPIKNSRLYTVIIINRDSIISPLIAALWFQALATVIVVVLCIVGFNFYSHRLFSSLGSVSKALKKIAEGGGDLTQRIHVTSGDEIGVLASNFNRFVQTMQTLVCDLRAQIEVLREQSHVADSRSEKTAHLLSEQQQDVTSVATAIEEMATATEEIARHAQETLESVNQSNEMTSYGYELVQKNQNSINQLVTSVTNASDVIGELHGHAQNINGILSAIQGIAEQTNLLALNAAIEAARAGEQGRGFAVVADEVRTLSQRTHGSTKEIQNTITILLETTDKAVNIMSQSSQLASSSVTDASDASESLQQIKTSVQRISDMNSQIATAGEEQSQVTSEITENATRIKDLVDQLAETAEQSRQGSQDLDRQAGNLAEKIALFKVD; this is translated from the coding sequence ATGAGTAAACAAAACAATTTTTCGCTCAAATTTAAACTTTCTGCTGCAGCAACATCTGCTATTTTAGTCGGATGTTTGCTGGTTATGGGGATATCGTTTCAAAAATCTATTGAAAGACGTGTTAGTAGTCTTAATCAACAAATAATAGAGTTAAGTGGAACCTATAACCATTACATCTGGGACTGGATGGAGATTCGTAGTCATGTATTAAAAGCGATTCCAGCGTCGGTACCGCAAAAATACATGGTTGATACTCTAAAACAAGCTAAAAATAGTGCTGGATTTGCTAATGTATTCATTGCATATCGTGATGGCTCTCAGCAAAATGCCGATCAGGTTTCGCTTGCAGCTGGAAATGATGATCCCAGACAGTGGGGATGGTATAAAAAAGCGAGTCAGATGCCTGGACAACTTTATATGGATAATCCGACGATTGCATCAGCAACTGGAGAAAATGTTGTTTCGTTTGGTTTAGAAAGAGAGATAAATGGTCAATCGGTTGTTTTTGGAGCCGATATGAGCATGAGTAAAATTATTAATTTATTAAGTAGTGCTGAATTACCTGGGGAAGGAAGTATTTTTATTGCAACCCGTCAGGGAAGTATTTTTGCTTATAAAAATACTCAGCTTTTGAATCAGCCAGTTAAAAAATTGGGATTAGATTTAAGTCATTCTCAACTTATAGCTCTTGCCAAGAGTCGGACAATGAGTCGCCAGATTGTAGATGCTCAGGACAGCTGGGTTTATGTGAGCCCGATTAAAAATAGCCGGTTATATACGGTGATCATTATTAATCGGGATTCGATTATTAGTCCTCTGATTGCAGCTCTGTGGTTTCAGGCTTTAGCAACGGTGATTGTTGTTGTCCTTTGTATCGTGGGTTTCAACTTTTATAGCCATCGACTGTTTAGTTCGCTTGGAAGCGTGTCAAAAGCGCTAAAAAAAATTGCTGAGGGAGGAGGGGATTTAACCCAGCGAATTCATGTAACTAGTGGTGATGAAATCGGTGTTTTAGCCTCTAATTTCAATCGGTTTGTGCAAACAATGCAAACGTTGGTTTGTGATTTAAGAGCTCAAATTGAGGTGTTGCGTGAGCAGAGTCATGTAGCCGATTCCCGCTCTGAAAAAACAGCACATTTATTGTCTGAACAGCAGCAGGATGTGACATCAGTAGCAACGGCGATTGAAGAAATGGCAACGGCGACTGAAGAAATAGCGCGTCATGCGCAGGAAACACTGGAATCAGTGAATCAGTCAAATGAGATGACATCGTATGGGTATGAATTGGTTCAGAAAAATCAGAATTCAATTAATCAACTGGTAACCTCTGTAACAAATGCTTCTGATGTAATTGGTGAACTGCATGGTCATGCTCAGAATATTAATGGTATTTTGTCGGCAATTCAGGGGATTGCTGAGCAGACGAATTTGTTAGCTTTAAATGCCGCTATTGAGGCTGCAAGAGCCGGAGAACAAGGCCGTGGGTTTGCAGTTGTTGCCGATGAGGTGAGAACGTTATCTCAACGTACTCATGGCTCGACTAAGGAAATTCAAAATACAATTACTATTTTGCTTGAGACTACTGATAAAGCCGTAAATATCATGAGTCAAAGTTCTCAGTTGGCAAGTAGTTCAGTCACCGATGCGTCTGATGCATCTGAATCGCTTCAACAAATTAAAACTTCAGTTCAACGTATCAGTGATATGAATTCACAAATTGCCACTGCAGGTGAAGAGCAATCGCAGGTGACAAGCGAGATTACTGAAAATGCCACCCGAATTAAAGATTTGGTTGACCAGTTAGCAGAGACTGCAGAGCAGTCCAGACAGGGTTCACAAGATTTAGATCGTCAGGCGGGTAATCTGGCAGAAAAAATTGCTTTATTTAAAGTAGATTAA